From uncultured Methanobrevibacter sp., the proteins below share one genomic window:
- a CDS encoding MATE family efflux transporter, with amino-acid sequence MANKNVELMRGEPEIAVRKLAIPIMISMLLTASYNIVDGIWVAGLGQAAIAGIGFVTPIFMVLNGFSVGLGNGATSSISRSVGAKNRERASKAAAHSLLIFLVASIVLTVTLLIIQESLLKTYGASGQSLTEAIKYGTPLFLGLFAFMFANGGSGILRGEGDMKRAMYAMIVSVALNFILDPIFIYVLNLGSAGASLATIVSSLGAAIVIIYWILIKKDTYVNVTFKGFKFDSEIARDILKVGIPASLDMFVMSIAMSFYLMFISSVGGEYGIAAFTSGQRLYLFGIMPLTAIASAVAAVSGSAFGARNWDYLSRTHTYGTKFAMMVSVVILIILVIFAPQLSMIFAYTPETAPLIPEITNFLRIASFGLLLVGIGMPSSFFYQGIGRGTTSLAWTIIRELILTVGFTYLFGIVLNWGLTGIWVGLAIGRIIASILNFTYARYTIRKLKSVLN; translated from the coding sequence ATGGCTAATAAAAATGTTGAATTAATGAGGGGCGAACCTGAAATTGCTGTTAGAAAACTGGCTATTCCTATAATGATTTCAATGCTTTTAACAGCATCCTATAATATTGTTGATGGTATTTGGGTTGCTGGACTTGGCCAGGCGGCTATTGCAGGTATTGGTTTTGTAACACCAATTTTCATGGTTTTAAATGGTTTTAGTGTTGGGCTTGGAAATGGTGCAACAAGCAGTATTTCCCGTTCGGTCGGTGCAAAAAACCGTGAAAGGGCCAGTAAGGCAGCAGCTCATTCTCTTTTAATATTTTTAGTAGCTTCCATTGTATTGACTGTGACATTGCTTATTATTCAAGAGTCTTTGCTTAAGACATACGGTGCCAGCGGCCAATCATTGACTGAAGCAATAAAATATGGAACACCTTTATTTTTAGGTTTATTTGCTTTTATGTTTGCAAATGGTGGAAGCGGTATTCTTCGTGGTGAAGGTGACATGAAAAGGGCAATGTATGCCATGATTGTGTCAGTTGCCCTAAACTTTATTTTGGATCCGATTTTCATATATGTCTTAAATTTAGGCTCAGCCGGAGCCTCTCTTGCAACCATTGTGAGCTCTTTAGGTGCTGCAATTGTTATTATATATTGGATTTTAATAAAAAAAGATACTTATGTCAATGTCACTTTTAAAGGATTCAAATTCGATTCAGAAATCGCTCGAGACATTTTAAAGGTTGGTATTCCAGCTTCTTTGGATATGTTTGTAATGTCAATAGCAATGAGTTTCTATCTGATGTTTATTTCATCTGTTGGTGGTGAATATGGTATTGCAGCATTCACATCAGGTCAAAGATTATATCTCTTTGGTATTATGCCTTTGACAGCTATTGCCAGTGCGGTTGCTGCAGTTAGTGGAAGTGCTTTTGGTGCTAGAAATTGGGATTATCTCTCAAGGACCCACACTTATGGAACCAAATTTGCAATGATGGTTTCAGTTGTTATTTTAATTATATTGGTAATTTTTGCACCGCAGTTGTCTATGATTTTTGCATATACTCCCGAAACCGCTCCATTAATTCCGGAAATTACAAACTTTTTAAGAATTGCATCATTCGGTTTATTGTTGGTTGGAATAGGAATGCCGTCAAGCTTCTTTTACCAGGGAATTGGTCGAGGTACAACAAGTTTGGCCTGGACAATAATAAGGGAGTTGATTTTAACTGTCGGTTTCACTTACCTGTTTGGAATAGTTTTGAATTGGGGATTAACAGGAATCTGGGTAGGTCTTGCAATTGGTAGGATTATAGCATCTATTTTAAACTTCACTTATGCAAGATACACTATAAGAAAGTTAAAATCGGTTTTAAATTAA
- a CDS encoding C-GCAxxG-C-C family protein, with product MKLDKEILEEKIREYRTFKSCSESTLMGLCETAEADITPQEMTKLACGFAGGMGGTFDEGTCGAVTGALIANGILNDDPSEIKANAKEIFNAFKEEYGTVRCDIISKNGEDKSPCVDCCVFIANKVADLLDD from the coding sequence ATGAAACTTGACAAAGAAATTTTAGAGGAAAAAATCAGAGAGTACAGAACTTTTAAAAGTTGCTCAGAATCAACCTTAATGGGGCTTTGTGAAACTGCCGAAGCAGACATTACACCCCAAGAAATGACAAAATTAGCCTGCGGATTTGCAGGAGGAATGGGTGGAACATTTGATGAAGGAACCTGCGGTGCAGTTACCGGTGCCTTAATTGCAAATGGAATACTTAATGATGACCCATCAGAAATTAAAGCCAATGCAAAAGAAATATTCAATGCATTTAAAGAGGAATATGGGACAGTTCGCTGTGACATCATAAGCAAAAACGGAGAAGACAAGTCCCCTTGCGTTGACTGCTGTGTTTTTATCGCAAATAAAGTGGCTGATTTATTGGATGATTAA
- the cfbD gene encoding Ni-sirohydrochlorin a,c-diamide reductive cyclase catalytic subunit, with amino-acid sequence MHPRPSPIAATLYTLRDMNVDVIVMHGPTGCCFRTARLLESDGVRVVTTGMSENDFILGAGEKLVETLTEAYDLFKPKLMGIAGTCASMIIGEDLKDAIANADLPCTVIPVESHGGSGEGDNTVGAIMVLDAAVECGVIPREEADRQIEMLEKATEVEKTRGMAKGKYIKPNFGDSKESVAKTVVNALKDGKKVAFVLNVKKETSYLFADIVNFDYMQINPDNKPIFVANLDENIGLPRIRQHAVNIKNQLDIEPDFITGGLDEYPITADAASEYLKDKNLDLIVVFGVPHAFPIEDFDVESVAVTDGPRLVEPLRELGYTHVVAELDAHSKTLGTDEIVFSDFGGMIRSAIGWLNE; translated from the coding sequence ATACATCCGAGACCAAGTCCAATTGCAGCCACTCTTTATACCTTAAGAGATATGAACGTTGATGTTATAGTTATGCATGGACCTACCGGGTGCTGTTTTAGGACAGCAAGACTTTTAGAAAGTGATGGGGTTCGTGTAGTAACTACTGGAATGTCTGAAAATGATTTTATTTTAGGTGCCGGTGAAAAGTTAGTTGAAACATTGACAGAAGCTTATGATTTGTTTAAACCGAAATTGATGGGAATTGCTGGAACATGTGCCAGTATGATTATTGGTGAAGATTTAAAAGATGCAATCGCCAATGCGGATTTGCCATGTACTGTAATACCTGTTGAATCTCACGGAGGATCCGGTGAGGGTGACAATACTGTTGGAGCAATAATGGTATTGGATGCAGCTGTCGAATGTGGTGTAATTCCAAGAGAAGAAGCTGACAGACAAATAGAAATGCTTGAAAAGGCAACAGAAGTTGAAAAAACTCGTGGAATGGCTAAAGGAAAATACATTAAGCCTAACTTTGGAGATTCAAAGGAATCAGTTGCAAAAACTGTGGTTAATGCTTTAAAGGATGGCAAAAAAGTAGCATTTGTTCTCAATGTTAAAAAAGAAACATCATACCTGTTTGCAGATATTGTAAATTTTGACTATATGCAGATTAATCCTGATAATAAGCCTATTTTTGTAGCTAATCTGGATGAGAATATTGGTTTGCCTAGAATCAGACAGCATGCTGTAAATATTAAAAATCAATTGGATATTGAACCTGATTTTATCACTGGTGGTCTTGATGAATATCCGATTACTGCTGATGCGGCATCAGAATATCTTAAAGACAAGAATTTGGATTTAATTGTAGTGTTTGGTGTTCCTCACGCATTTCCAATTGAAGATTTTGATGTTGAATCCGTTGCAGTAACAGATGGGCCACGTTTGGTTGAACCTCTTAGGGAATTAGGTTATACTCATGTTGTAGCTGAATTGGATGCACATTCAAAAACATTGGGCACTGATGAAATTGTCTTTTCAGACTTTGGTGGAATGATTAGATCAGCTATTGGGTGGTTGAACGAATGA
- the hisH gene encoding imidazole glycerol phosphate synthase subunit HisH, translating into MITIIDYKSGNLKSISNGFKKIGVEYQITDDKDVIADSDYLVLPGVGAFGSAMENLESFKDVIYEHVDADKPFLGICLGQQVLMSTSEETPGINGLDLFKGNVEKLPEGVKIPHMGWNKLDVCNDSPILEGIDKEFFYFVHSYHVVPDDEDIIAGTCDYGGDVVASLSQNNLFSTQFHPEKSGKAGLKILKNFTNLEI; encoded by the coding sequence ATGATTACGATAATAGATTATAAAAGCGGAAACTTAAAGAGCATTTCCAATGGATTTAAAAAAATTGGTGTGGAGTATCAAATCACCGATGATAAGGATGTTATTGCAGATAGCGATTATTTGGTTTTGCCTGGAGTTGGAGCATTTGGAAGCGCTATGGAAAATTTGGAATCATTTAAAGATGTAATATACGAGCACGTTGATGCAGATAAACCATTTTTAGGAATATGTCTCGGCCAGCAGGTATTGATGAGTACAAGTGAAGAAACTCCTGGCATTAATGGCCTGGACTTATTTAAAGGAAATGTGGAAAAATTGCCTGAAGGCGTAAAAATACCTCATATGGGCTGGAACAAACTTGATGTGTGTAATGATTCACCTATTTTGGAGGGTATAGATAAAGAATTCTTTTATTTTGTTCATTCTTATCATGTTGTTCCTGATGATGAAGATATCATTGCGGGAACCTGTGATTATGGTGGAGATGTTGTTGCATCTTTAAGCCAAAATAATTTATTTTCAACACAATTCCATCCAGAAAAAAGCGGTAAAGCAGGACTTAAAATTTTAAAGAATTTCACTAA